From Sodalis glossinidius str. 'morsitans', the proteins below share one genomic window:
- a CDS encoding Maf family protein, with translation MHKIVLASSSPYRRALLEKLRIPFEFHAPDIDETPHAGEEAAPMVQRLAIAKAQALAERYPRHLIIGADQCCVLDGQIAGKPLTEANAIAQLTSAHGKAVTFYTGLALLNSASGALQACTEPFVVRFRALEDAEIAGYVHLEQPLQCAGSFQCEGLGIALFEALEGRDPNTLIGLPLLALADMLRREGVNPLRR, from the coding sequence ATGCATAAAATCGTTCTGGCCTCTTCTTCCCCTTACCGCCGCGCGCTGTTGGAGAAATTAAGAATACCGTTTGAATTTCACGCCCCGGATATCGATGAAACGCCGCACGCCGGCGAAGAGGCGGCGCCAATGGTGCAGCGCCTGGCCATCGCGAAAGCGCAGGCGCTGGCCGAGCGTTATCCCCGGCACCTGATCATCGGTGCCGATCAATGCTGCGTGCTGGATGGCCAGATCGCGGGGAAGCCGCTCACGGAAGCCAACGCCATTGCACAGCTGACCAGCGCCCACGGCAAAGCCGTGACGTTCTATACCGGCCTGGCGCTGCTCAATAGCGCCAGCGGTGCTTTGCAGGCCTGTACGGAACCCTTTGTCGTTCGTTTCCGCGCGCTGGAGGACGCTGAAATCGCCGGCTATGTGCATTTGGAACAGCCCTTGCAATGTGCGGGCAGTTTTCAATGCGAAGGACTGGGGATCGCGCTCTTCGAGGCGCTTGAGGGCCGGGACCCCAACACGCTGATCGGGTTACCGCTGCTGGCGCTCGCCGACATGCTGCGCCGGGAGGGGGTAAATCCTCTACGCCGGTAA
- the yceD gene encoding 23S rRNA accumulation protein YceD, with the protein MQKVKLPLTIDVVRTAQKRLDYAGVYAPEQVTRVAESVVSVESDVEAALSFAIDNQRLAVISGHADVEVTLRCQRCNQPFSHQVHTTFCFSPVVSDEQAEALPEAYEAVYVDGFGEVDLLAMIEDEIILSLPIAPVHDPEHCEVSATEQVFGKLPAEAEKPNPFFVLDSLKHK; encoded by the coding sequence ATGCAAAAGGTAAAATTACCCTTGACCATTGATGTGGTACGTACCGCTCAGAAACGCCTGGACTATGCTGGTGTCTATGCGCCTGAGCAGGTAACGCGTGTTGCCGAATCCGTGGTAAGTGTGGAGAGTGATGTTGAGGCCGCGTTATCGTTCGCAATCGATAACCAGCGCCTGGCGGTGATTAGCGGCCATGCAGACGTAGAGGTCACCCTGCGCTGCCAGCGTTGCAATCAGCCGTTCTCGCATCAGGTACACACGACATTTTGTTTCAGTCCGGTCGTCAGCGACGAACAGGCTGAGGCGTTGCCGGAAGCGTACGAAGCGGTCTACGTCGATGGATTTGGTGAGGTGGATTTGTTGGCAATGATAGAAGATGAAATTATTCTTTCATTGCCTATCGCGCCGGTGCATGATCCTGAACACTGTGAAGTGTCCGCAACGGAACAGGTATTTGGTAAACTACCCGCCGAGGCGGAAAAACCTAATCCATTTTTCGTATTAGACAGTTTAAAGCATAAGTAA
- the rpmF gene encoding 50S ribosomal protein L32: MAVQQNKPTRSKRGMRRSHDALTTSTVSVDKASGETHLRHHITADGFYRGRKVIAK; the protein is encoded by the coding sequence ATGGCCGTACAACAAAACAAACCCACCCGTTCCAAACGTGGTATGCGCCGTTCTCACGACGCGCTGACCACCTCCACTGTATCAGTGGACAAAGCTTCCGGTGAAACCCACCTGCGCCACCACATCACTGCCGACGGTTTCTACCGCGGTCGTAAAGTTATCGCCAAGTAA
- the plsX gene encoding phosphate acyltransferase PlsX, which translates to MRRLTLALDAMGGDFGPAVTVPAALQALVSYPQLELLLVGNPAAIHSLLVKTDSVLLERLTVIPAESVITSDAKPSQAIRASRGTSMRVALELIRDGRAQACVSAGNTGALMGLAKLVLKPLDGIERPALMVVLPHKKQGKTVVLDLGANVACDGAMLAQFAVMGSVMAEHIVGVTNPRVALLNIGEEETKGLDPIQHAAVLLRDVQSINYIGYLEANELLTGKTDVLVCDGFVGNVTLKTMEGVIRVFLSLLKSSGESGRQGWLMQWVKRWMKRRLMRQFGQLNPDQYNGACLIGLRGTVIKSHGAANQRAFTAAIEQAMQAVERQIPERIAARLDAVLPKSD; encoded by the coding sequence TTGAGACGTCTAACCCTTGCGTTAGATGCTATGGGCGGCGACTTCGGTCCCGCCGTGACGGTGCCTGCAGCTTTGCAGGCACTGGTCTCATATCCGCAACTTGAGCTGCTGCTTGTCGGCAATCCTGCAGCGATACATTCTTTACTGGTAAAAACCGATTCCGTTCTGCTTGAGCGATTAACGGTCATTCCCGCTGAATCGGTTATTACCAGTGACGCTAAACCGTCGCAGGCCATAAGGGCAAGCCGCGGCACCTCCATGCGCGTTGCGCTGGAGCTTATCAGGGACGGTCGTGCCCAGGCCTGCGTCAGCGCCGGCAATACCGGCGCGCTGATGGGGCTGGCGAAGCTGGTTCTAAAACCCCTGGACGGTATTGAACGGCCGGCGCTGATGGTGGTTCTACCCCATAAAAAGCAGGGTAAAACGGTCGTGCTGGATTTAGGCGCCAACGTCGCCTGCGATGGGGCGATGCTGGCTCAATTCGCCGTGATGGGCTCGGTGATGGCGGAGCATATCGTGGGGGTCACTAACCCGCGTGTGGCGTTGTTGAACATCGGTGAGGAAGAAACCAAGGGCCTCGATCCGATTCAGCACGCGGCGGTACTGTTACGGGATGTTCAGTCAATTAATTATATCGGCTATCTTGAAGCCAATGAATTATTGACGGGGAAAACCGATGTCCTGGTCTGTGACGGTTTTGTTGGTAACGTCACATTAAAGACTATGGAAGGGGTGATAAGAGTTTTTCTGTCATTGCTGAAATCCTCTGGGGAAAGCGGCAGGCAGGGTTGGCTGATGCAATGGGTCAAGCGATGGATGAAACGTCGCCTAATGCGTCAATTCGGTCAGCTGAATCCCGACCAATACAATGGCGCTTGCCTGATAGGTTTGCGCGGTACCGTTATCAAAAGTCACGGTGCGGCCAACCAGCGCGCGTTTACCGCCGCTATTGAACAGGCAATGCAAGCGGTGGAGCGGCAGATCCCGGAGCGGATCGCCGCACGCCTGGATGCGGTACTACCCAAGAGTGATTAA
- a CDS encoding beta-ketoacyl-ACP synthase III: MFTKILGTGSYLPAHIRSNADLEKMVDTSDEWIVTRTGIRERRIARADETVSSMGRDAAEQALTMAGIAVQKVGMIIVATTSSSHAFPSSACQIQRELGINDCIAFDLAAACAGFSYALSVADNYIKNGAVEYALVVGSDALSHTLDPEDRGTLILFGDGAGAAVLGRSAEPGIISTHLHADGHYGDLLTLPYHNRLDPAASAYLTMSGNEVFKVAVTELAHIVDETLSANGLDRSELDWLVPHQANLRIITATAKRLGMGMEKVVVTLDRHGNTSAASVPLALDEAVRDGRIQPGHLVLLEAFGGGFTWGSALLRF, encoded by the coding sequence ATGTTTACAAAGATTCTCGGCACCGGGAGCTATCTTCCGGCGCATATCCGGTCCAACGCCGATCTGGAAAAAATGGTGGATACGTCTGATGAGTGGATCGTCACTCGCACCGGTATTCGCGAACGCCGTATCGCCAGGGCCGATGAAACCGTCTCCAGTATGGGGCGTGATGCCGCTGAACAAGCGCTGACTATGGCCGGCATCGCGGTGCAGAAAGTTGGCATGATCATTGTCGCCACCACATCGTCGAGCCATGCTTTTCCAAGTTCAGCCTGCCAGATTCAGCGTGAGCTGGGCATCAATGACTGCATCGCTTTCGATTTGGCAGCAGCCTGCGCCGGTTTTTCCTATGCGCTGAGCGTGGCGGACAACTACATTAAAAACGGCGCGGTCGAATACGCTCTGGTGGTCGGCTCTGATGCGTTAAGCCATACCCTGGATCCTGAGGATCGCGGAACGCTGATTCTGTTTGGCGATGGTGCGGGTGCGGCGGTGCTCGGACGTTCCGCTGAGCCTGGCATCATCTCCACACACCTGCACGCCGATGGCCACTATGGCGATTTGCTGACGCTTCCGTACCATAATCGTCTCGATCCGGCCGCGTCCGCTTACCTGACAATGTCGGGCAATGAAGTGTTCAAGGTGGCGGTGACCGAACTGGCGCATATCGTCGACGAAACGCTCAGCGCCAACGGGCTAGACCGCAGTGAGCTGGACTGGCTGGTGCCCCATCAGGCTAATCTGCGCATTATTACCGCCACCGCTAAACGCCTGGGAATGGGCATGGAAAAAGTGGTCGTCACCCTTGACCGGCACGGTAATACCTCTGCCGCTTCCGTGCCGCTGGCGCTGGACGAAGCAGTGCGCGACGGCCGCATTCAGCCAGGACATCTGGTGCTGCTCGAAGCATTTGGTGGCGGTTTCACCTGGGGTTCAGCGCTGCTACGGTTTTAA
- the fabD gene encoding ACP S-malonyltransferase — protein MTVFAMVFPGQGSQTVGMLTELAADHAVVEATFAESSAVLGYDLWQRVQQGPAEELNKTWVTQPALLASSVAIWRVWQQQGGQVPALMAGHSLGEYSALVCAGSLDFAAAIALVALRGKLMQDAVPAGTGAMSAIIGLDSDAIAAACEQAAQGQVVSPVNFNSPGQVVIAGHKEAVERAGLACKEAGAKRALPLPVSVPSHCALMKPAAEKLAQALEAVTFAAPQIPVINNVDVRAEQHSTAIRQALVRQLYSPVRWTESVEYLASQGVEVLLEIGPGKVLTGLTKRIDGNLSGAEVNDLASLAAAIEH, from the coding sequence ATGACTGTTTTCGCCATGGTATTTCCAGGACAGGGTTCCCAGACGGTAGGTATGTTGACGGAGCTGGCGGCAGACCACGCGGTGGTCGAGGCGACATTTGCCGAATCTTCCGCCGTCCTGGGTTATGATTTATGGCAGCGGGTGCAGCAAGGCCCGGCTGAAGAGCTGAACAAAACCTGGGTGACTCAGCCGGCATTATTGGCATCGTCGGTCGCTATCTGGCGCGTCTGGCAGCAGCAGGGCGGGCAGGTGCCGGCGCTTATGGCCGGCCACAGTCTGGGCGAGTATTCCGCGCTGGTGTGCGCAGGCAGTCTGGATTTCGCCGCGGCAATCGCTCTGGTGGCGCTGCGCGGCAAGTTGATGCAGGACGCGGTGCCGGCCGGTACCGGTGCGATGTCCGCTATTATCGGTCTGGATAGCGATGCTATCGCCGCCGCCTGTGAACAGGCGGCCCAAGGGCAGGTGGTGTCGCCGGTTAACTTCAATTCTCCGGGCCAGGTGGTTATCGCCGGGCATAAAGAAGCGGTGGAGCGTGCCGGTCTGGCTTGTAAGGAAGCCGGGGCCAAGCGCGCGTTGCCGCTGCCGGTCAGCGTGCCATCCCATTGTGCGTTGATGAAGCCCGCTGCGGAAAAATTGGCGCAGGCGCTGGAAGCGGTAACATTCGCCGCGCCTCAGATCCCGGTGATTAACAATGTGGATGTGCGCGCGGAGCAGCATTCGACGGCCATCCGCCAGGCGCTGGTGCGTCAGCTATACAGCCCGGTGCGCTGGACCGAAAGCGTGGAATACCTTGCGTCCCAGGGCGTAGAGGTGTTGCTGGAAATCGGTCCCGGTAAAGTGCTAACCGGCCTGACCAAACGAATTGATGGCAACCTGTCGGGCGCGGAGGTGAATGATCTTGCCTCGCTGGCCGCCGCGATCGAACACTAA
- the fabG gene encoding 3-oxoacyl-ACP reductase FabG, translated as MSLEGKIALVTGASRGIGRAIAEMLAARGATVIGTATSESGAAAISAYLGDSGKGMELDVSNNASIDAFLEKMRAEFGDADILVNNAGITRDNLLMRMKEDEWQSILDTNLTSVFRMSKAVMRAMMKKRYGRIITIGSVVGAIGNAGQANYAAAKAGLVGFSKSLAREVASRGITVNVVAPGFIATDMTEALTDEHRAGILSQIPANRLGYPKEIAIAVAFFASEEAAYITGETIHVNGGMYML; from the coding sequence ATGAGTTTAGAAGGTAAAATCGCGTTGGTGACCGGCGCCAGCCGCGGCATCGGCCGCGCAATCGCGGAAATGCTCGCAGCGCGAGGCGCAACGGTGATTGGTACCGCTACCAGTGAATCGGGTGCTGCCGCCATCAGCGCCTATCTGGGCGATAGCGGCAAAGGAATGGAATTGGACGTTTCGAATAACGCTTCAATCGACGCTTTTTTAGAAAAAATGCGCGCGGAATTTGGCGACGCGGATATTTTAGTGAATAATGCAGGTATTACGCGTGATAATCTGCTGATGCGCATGAAAGAAGACGAATGGCAGTCTATTCTTGATACTAATCTGACGTCCGTATTCCGCATGTCGAAAGCGGTAATGCGGGCCATGATGAAAAAGCGCTATGGCAGAATAATTACCATCGGTTCTGTTGTGGGCGCCATTGGTAATGCCGGGCAGGCAAATTATGCTGCCGCCAAGGCGGGCCTGGTAGGGTTTAGTAAATCGCTGGCCCGTGAAGTCGCCTCGCGCGGCATTACGGTCAACGTGGTAGCGCCGGGATTTATCGCGACCGATATGACCGAAGCGTTGACAGATGAGCATCGTGCGGGCATTTTGTCCCAGATTCCGGCAAACCGTCTTGGCTATCCGAAAGAAATCGCCATTGCTGTCGCTTTTTTCGCCTCTGAGGAGGCAGCATATATTACCGGCGAAACAATACATGTCAATGGCGGCATGTATATGCTGTAA
- the acpP gene encoding acyl carrier protein encodes MSTIEESVKAIIAEQLGVKKEEVVNNASFVDDLGADSLDTVELVMALEEEFDTEIPDEEAEKITTVQAAIDFIQASQQ; translated from the coding sequence ATGAGCACTATCGAAGAAAGCGTTAAGGCAATCATTGCTGAGCAACTGGGCGTTAAGAAAGAAGAAGTCGTTAATAATGCTTCTTTCGTTGACGACCTCGGCGCTGACTCTCTTGACACCGTTGAGCTGGTTATGGCGCTGGAAGAAGAGTTCGATACCGAAATTCCGGACGAGGAAGCTGAAAAAATCACTACTGTTCAGGCAGCAATTGATTTTATTCAGGCAAGCCAGCAGTAA
- the fabF gene encoding beta-ketoacyl-ACP synthase II, with product MSKRQVVVTGLGMLSPVGNTVESTWSVLLAGQSGIGLIDHFDTTAYATRFAGLVKNFNSEDYLSRKEARKMDAFIQYGVAAGLQAMQDSGLVVTEDNANRIGAAIGSGIGGLGLIEENHTALVNGGPRKISPFFVPSTIVNMVAGHLSIMCGLRGPSISIATACTTGVHNIGHAARIIAYDDADVMLAGGAEKGSTPLGVGGFGAARALSTRNESPETASRPWDRDRDGFVLGDGAGVMVLEEYEHAKRRGAKIYAEVVGFGMSSDAYHMTSPPDDGAGAARSMINALRDAGITPAQVAYINAHGTSTPAGDKAETQAVKAVFAEHAGKVMVSSTKSMTGHLLGAAGAIEAIFSVLALRDQAIPPTINLDNPDEGCDLDYVPKEARQVKGMYYTLCNSFGFGGTNGSLVFRAI from the coding sequence GTGTCTAAGCGTCAAGTAGTTGTGACCGGACTTGGCATGTTGTCTCCTGTCGGCAATACCGTAGAATCTACGTGGAGCGTGCTCCTTGCCGGACAGAGTGGCATCGGCCTGATCGACCATTTTGATACTACTGCCTATGCAACACGTTTTGCAGGCTTAGTTAAAAATTTTAATTCTGAAGATTATCTGTCGCGTAAAGAAGCTCGCAAGATGGATGCCTTCATCCAGTATGGCGTTGCTGCAGGCCTCCAGGCAATGCAGGACTCCGGCTTGGTCGTGACTGAAGACAATGCCAATCGTATCGGTGCGGCCATCGGTTCGGGTATTGGCGGCCTCGGGTTGATTGAAGAGAATCATACCGCGCTGGTCAACGGTGGACCGCGTAAAATCAGTCCGTTTTTCGTGCCCTCGACCATCGTCAATATGGTGGCCGGTCATTTGTCCATCATGTGCGGCCTGCGTGGCCCCAGCATTTCCATTGCCACCGCCTGTACTACCGGGGTGCATAATATCGGACATGCGGCGCGTATTATCGCTTATGACGATGCGGACGTCATGCTGGCAGGGGGCGCCGAAAAAGGCAGCACGCCGCTTGGCGTCGGCGGCTTTGGCGCTGCACGGGCGTTGTCGACCCGCAACGAGAGCCCTGAGACCGCAAGCCGGCCCTGGGATCGCGATCGTGATGGTTTCGTGCTGGGCGACGGCGCGGGCGTCATGGTGCTGGAGGAGTACGAGCACGCCAAACGGCGCGGCGCGAAAATTTACGCCGAAGTGGTCGGGTTTGGCATGAGCAGCGATGCTTACCATATGACCTCGCCGCCGGACGACGGCGCTGGCGCCGCGCGCTCAATGATCAATGCGCTGCGTGATGCGGGCATAACGCCGGCACAGGTCGCCTACATCAATGCGCACGGCACCTCGACGCCCGCCGGCGATAAAGCGGAAACCCAGGCGGTGAAGGCGGTCTTCGCCGAGCATGCGGGCAAAGTGATGGTAAGTTCGACGAAATCGATGACAGGTCATCTGCTTGGGGCGGCCGGCGCTATCGAGGCGATCTTCAGCGTGTTGGCGTTGCGCGATCAGGCGATTCCACCGACCATCAACCTGGATAACCCCGACGAGGGCTGCGATCTGGACTATGTGCCGAAAGAGGCTCGCCAGGTGAAGGGAATGTATTATACCTTGTGCAACTCGTTCGGCTTTGGCGGTACCAACGGCTCGCTGGTGTTCCGCGCGATATAA
- the pabC gene encoding aminodeoxychorismate lyase produces the protein MYWINGIPQAQLPPTDRTIHFGDGFFTTARVLDGDIPLLAWHLERLDLAAQRLLFAPFDADALRREMLTAAGVGGDGVLKALISRGSGGRGYSISGCGAPVRIVSRSPAPAHYPRWRQDGVRLRQSPVRLARNPLLAGIKHNNRLEQVLIRAHLERYDADEALVLDSEGVVVECASANLFWRRGQDVFTPALHYAGVAGVMRRHVMSLLQALGYALAEVAVGPEDLATADEVFITNALLPIVPVKAIDERHYADRTLYLQLYPLC, from the coding sequence ATGTATTGGATCAACGGGATTCCGCAGGCACAATTGCCGCCCACCGATCGTACGATACATTTTGGCGACGGTTTTTTCACCACCGCCCGGGTGCTGGATGGCGATATCCCCTTGTTGGCCTGGCATCTCGAACGACTGGACTTGGCGGCGCAGCGGTTACTGTTCGCGCCATTCGATGCCGACGCCCTGCGCCGGGAAATGCTGACGGCGGCAGGGGTCGGCGGCGATGGTGTCCTCAAAGCGTTGATAAGCCGCGGTAGCGGCGGTCGGGGCTATAGCATTAGCGGCTGTGGCGCGCCGGTGCGTATCGTTTCGCGCTCGCCTGCGCCGGCACATTATCCCCGCTGGCGCCAGGACGGGGTGCGGTTACGTCAAAGCCCGGTACGTCTGGCGCGAAATCCGCTGCTGGCCGGTATCAAACATAATAATCGGCTTGAGCAGGTGCTGATCCGCGCCCATCTGGAGCGCTACGACGCGGATGAAGCGCTGGTGCTGGATAGCGAAGGTGTGGTGGTGGAGTGCGCCAGCGCCAATCTCTTTTGGCGCCGGGGGCAGGACGTGTTTACGCCCGCGCTGCACTACGCAGGCGTAGCGGGTGTGATGCGTCGTCACGTTATGTCGTTGCTGCAGGCGTTAGGCTATGCGCTCGCTGAGGTCGCCGTCGGTCCCGAGGATCTGGCTACGGCGGACGAGGTGTTCATCACCAACGCGCTGTTGCCGATAGTGCCGGTCAAAGCGATAGACGAACGGCACTATGCCGATAGAACCCTGTACTTGCAGCTTTACCCGCTGTGTTGA
- the mltG gene encoding endolytic transglycosylase MltG, which produces MKMKRPLIMVPLLLLGLAVGCLLRLKHFAAEPLLLKQETIFTLPAGTGRDGLEKLLRQQHLARHVGWLPWLMELEPKLAPVKAGTYRLKPGMTVRDLLRLLVSGKEAQFAIRFIEGSTLKEWLGMLAQAPYLKHELQGVTPQTLAAKWGEPVDSVLEGQFYPDTYLYTANTPDSAILKRAHQRMKTTLAEIWKGRAEGLPYTSPQALLTMASIVEKETGVKEERARVASVFINRLRTGMKLQTDPTVIYGMGDDFRGTITRQDLTTPTPYNTYIITGLPPTPIAMPGQASLEAAAHPEKSAYLYFVADGRGGHIFSTNLASHNQAVQQYRQRQNAKENHEQ; this is translated from the coding sequence ATGAAAATGAAACGGCCTCTGATCATGGTGCCGCTGTTGCTGCTTGGGCTGGCCGTTGGTTGCCTGCTGCGGTTAAAACACTTCGCCGCCGAGCCCTTGCTACTCAAGCAGGAAACGATTTTTACCCTGCCGGCCGGCACCGGCCGCGACGGCCTGGAAAAGCTGCTGCGCCAGCAGCATTTGGCGCGGCATGTCGGCTGGCTGCCCTGGCTGATGGAGCTTGAGCCGAAGCTCGCGCCGGTAAAGGCCGGTACCTATCGGCTGAAGCCGGGAATGACGGTGCGTGATCTTCTGCGGCTGCTGGTTAGTGGCAAAGAAGCGCAGTTTGCCATCCGCTTTATTGAAGGGTCAACGCTTAAAGAATGGCTGGGCATGCTTGCACAGGCTCCCTATCTGAAACACGAACTGCAGGGCGTCACGCCGCAAACGTTGGCTGCAAAATGGGGGGAACCGGTGGATAGCGTGCTGGAGGGGCAATTCTATCCCGATACCTATCTGTATACCGCCAATACCCCCGACAGTGCGATTCTCAAGCGCGCCCACCAGCGCATGAAGACCACGCTGGCGGAAATCTGGAAGGGACGGGCCGAAGGGTTGCCTTACACGTCGCCGCAGGCGCTGTTGACCATGGCCTCTATCGTTGAGAAAGAAACAGGGGTGAAAGAGGAACGGGCGCGGGTGGCGTCGGTGTTTATCAACCGGCTGCGTACCGGGATGAAATTACAGACGGATCCGACGGTGATTTACGGTATGGGCGACGATTTTCGCGGTACGATCACGCGGCAGGATTTAACCACGCCAACACCGTATAATACCTATATCATTACCGGGTTGCCGCCGACGCCGATTGCGATGCCCGGCCAGGCTTCCCTCGAAGCCGCCGCGCATCCGGAGAAGAGCGCCTATCTCTATTTCGTCGCCGATGGGCGCGGCGGCCATATTTTTTCCACCAATCTGGCGAGCCATAACCAGGCGGTGCAGCAATATCGGCAGCGGCAAAATGCAAAGGAAAACCATGAACAGTAA